A genome region from Arachis duranensis cultivar V14167 chromosome 6, aradu.V14167.gnm2.J7QH, whole genome shotgun sequence includes the following:
- the LOC107470249 gene encoding uncharacterized protein LOC107470249 — protein MATRERGRSRTRRDNEDDEPADNHAEFMTAITNLDNSMQTSAATVTQAMERGTTNPTEADNWFQVVEHALHTQHNADILWELFWATFYRKYFPESVRDARELELMQLKQGLMFVVEYISKFEDSQGGEERHSYILLAANASGDEQELDRIPIVKEFLEVFPEDILEFPPQRKIKFAIDLVPRGRPMSIASYRMTSIELVELKTLLDDLLNKRVKFRVFSDHKSLKYIFDQKELNMRQGRWMELLKDYDFELSYHPWKANIVADALSKKSLAVSWIRIKEEQLVNKFAELKLDIGKVDRKACLNKLHISRTFKTEIQRPNKTSRSFRKCSNRLVKKGKESSLRTVKVYGNIRGGSVCQMLGV, from the exons ATGGCAACTCGTGAAAGAGGTCGATCACGTACACGGAGAGATAATGAGGATGACGAACCGGCCGATAACCATGCCGAGTTCATGACGGCAATAACTAACTTAGATAACTCGATGCAAACGAGTGCTGCTACCGTTACTCAAGCTATGGAAAG AGGAACGACAAATCCTACTGAAGCAGACAACTGGTTCCAAGTCGTGGAGCATGCACTGCATACTCAGCAT AATGCAGATATTCTATGGGAGTTGTTTTGGGCTACTTTCTACAGGAAGTATTTCCCGGAATCAGTAAGAGACGCTAGAGAGTTGGAGCTTatgcagctgaagcaaggttTGATGTTTGTAGTCGAGTATATCAGTAAGTTTGAGGATTCTCAAGG TGGGGAGGAACGTCATAGTTATATACTTTTGGCTGCAAATGCATCAGGCGATGAGCAGGAGCTAGATCGAATTCCCATAGTTAAAGAGTTTCTTGAAGTGTTTCCTGAAGATATTCTCGAATTTCCACCtcaaaggaaaattaaatttgCGATAGACTTGGTGCCAAGAGGCAGACCAATGTCAATTGCATCGTATAGAATGACTTCGATAGAGTTGGTTGAACTTAAGACTCTGTTGGATGATCTTCTGAATAAGAG AGTTAAGTTCCGAGTCTTTTCTGATCACAAGAGTCTCAAGtacatctttgatcagaaagagctcaaTATGCGCCAAGGAAGATGGATGGAGCTACTGAAGGATTATGATTTTGAGTTAAGTTATCACCCTTGGAAGGCTAACATTGTAGCAGATGCCTTGAGCAAGAAGTCATTGGCTGTTTCCTGGATAAGGATTAAAGAGGAGCAATTGGTAAACAAGTTTGCGGagcttaagttggacattggtaAAGTTGACAGAAAAGCCTGTTTGAATAAGTTGCATATCTCAAGAACATTCAAGACAGAAATTCAGAGGCCCAACAAGACGAGCAGGAGCTTTAGAAAATGTTCCAATCGATTGGTAAAGAAAGGCAAGGAGAGTTCACTAAGGACGGTGAAGGTATATGGAAATATAAGGGGAGGATCTGTGTGCCAGATGTTGGGAGTTTGA